Proteins from one Methanobrevibacter sp. genomic window:
- a CDS encoding GNAT family N-acetyltransferase, protein MILETERLILRPWKESDAECLYHFAKNPKIGPIAGWPPHENVEESLEIIKTIFSKRETYAITMDGNAIGCVGLLFYPDTNHYWEDEGVELGYWIGEGYWGQGLVVEACKAVIEHGFEDLKINKIHASFRYDNHQSKRVLEKLGFKYYCDMKNIDYSGKEIREIAMFLEKE, encoded by the coding sequence ATGATTCTAGAAACAGAACGACTTATTTTAAGGCCATGGAAAGAGAGTGATGCAGAATGCCTTTATCATTTTGCAAAGAATCCTAAAATCGGACCAATTGCAGGTTGGCCACCACATGAAAACGTTGAAGAAAGCTTGGAAATCATAAAAACCATCTTTTCCAAAAGAGAAACTTATGCAATTACAATGGATGGCAATGCAATAGGCTGTGTCGGTCTCCTGTTCTATCCAGACACCAATCACTACTGGGAAGATGAAGGTGTTGAATTAGGCTATTGGATTGGAGAGGGATATTGGGGTCAAGGACTGGTTGTCGAAGCATGTAAAGCAGTTATAGAACATGGCTTTGAAGATTTGAAAATCAATAAGATCCATGCCAGCTTTAGATATGACAATCACCAATCAAAAAGAGTTTTGGAAAAATTAGGATTCAAATATTATTGTGATATGAAAAATATAGATTATTCAGGAAAGGAAATCCGTGAGATCGCTATGTTTTTAGAAAAAGAGTAA
- a CDS encoding DUF357 domain-containing protein translates to MKDLESEEKIAIDIAKLERNLKQVEDIKFEGKEKEVFDRAIDYWNDSKYYLEKKDTRTAFGCIEYSHGLLDALRMIHGLI, encoded by the coding sequence ATGAAAGATCTTGAAAGTGAAGAGAAAATTGCAATCGATATTGCAAAACTTGAGCGAAATTTGAAACAGGTTGAAGACATAAAGTTCGAAGGTAAAGAGAAGGAAGTTTTTGACAGAGCGATCGATTATTGGAATGATTCAAAATATTACCTGGAGAAAAAAGACACAAGAACCGCTTTTGGTTGCATTGAATATAGCCACGGTTTACTCGATGCACTAAGAATGATTCATGGATTAATTTAA
- a CDS encoding zinc ribbon domain-containing protein translates to MTFCPSCGAEKKEGSKFCHNCGYDFESVDSGANQDSNSEAQLNQSVGSTAQTAENSHTIAKVLGYICAILIPIIGVVFGGYLYTREEEDAKKHGKYILILSIVIWVLSILLMNS, encoded by the coding sequence ATGACTTTTTGTCCAAGTTGCGGAGCTGAAAAGAAGGAAGGAAGTAAATTCTGTCATAATTGCGGATATGATTTTGAATCTGTTGATTCTGGTGCAAATCAAGATTCAAATTCTGAAGCACAATTGAATCAAAGTGTAGGTTCCACTGCACAAACTGCAGAAAATTCTCATACCATTGCTAAGGTTTTAGGTTATATATGTGCCATTTTAATACCTATAATTGGTGTTGTTTTTGGCGGATATTTGTATACCCGTGAAGAAGAGGATGCCAAAAAGCATGGAAAATACATTCTTATACTTTCTATAGTCATATGGGTTCTTTCTATATTGCTTATGAATTCATAG